A genome region from Labrus mixtus chromosome 9, fLabMix1.1, whole genome shotgun sequence includes the following:
- the LOC132979867 gene encoding trace amine-associated receptor 1-like, whose translation MEPERCFESRNTSCLKSSYPIPLRVTLYIVLGVIIILTVCGNLLVTFSVAYFKQLHTPTNYLILSLAMSDLLLAIMVMFPYMIQTIESCWYFGDFFFDRYYAVCQPLLYRSKISVNVVLIMILLCWSISVILGFGMIFLKLNILGVEEFYYNHVVCEGGCVFFMSGVSSTVSSVISFYLPGIIMLCVYFKIFLVALSQFRSIQIAGCVNSNTGQTKATKTLAIVMGVFLCFWTPIFVCNITDPFISYSIPPTFFVTLGWLGNSNSAVNPIIYAFFYSWFRKAFKLLTSGNIFKSDISETTLFTE comes from the exons ATGGAGCCAGAACGCTGCTTTGAGTCCAGAAACACTTCATGTTTGAAGTCAAGTTATCCCATACCCCTACGTGTTACCCTCTACATCGTTTTAGGGGTCATAATCATCCTAACAGTGTGTGGAAACCTTTTGGTCACTTTTTCAGTGGCTTATTTTAAGCAGCTCCATACTCCAACAAATTACCTGATTTTGTCTCTGGCTATGTCTGACCTGCTTTTAGCGATAATGGTCATGTTCCCTTATATGATTCAAACTATTGAGTCTTGTTGGTATTTTGGCGACTTCTTCT TTGACCGATACTACGCTGTTTGCCAACCTCTGCTTTACAGAAGtaaaatatctgttaatgttgtGTTGATCATGATCCTGCTCTGTTGGAGTATTTCAGTTATTTTAGGCTTTGGAATGATTTTTCTGAAGTTAAATATTTTGGGTGTTGAAGAGTTTTATTATAACCATGTTGTATGTGAAggaggatgtgttttttttatgagtgGAGTGTCTAGTACTGTCTCCTCAGTGATTTCTTTTTACTTGCCCGGAATAATAATGCTTTGTGTTTACTTTAAGATTTTCCTTGTGGCTCTGTCACAGTTTCGCAGCATACAAATTGCAGgatgtgtgaactcaaacaCAGGCCAGACAAAAGCCACTAAAACCCTGGCTATTGTAATGGGGGTTTTTCTGTGCTTTTGGACTCCAATTTTTGTTTGTAACATCACCGATCCTTTTATTAGTTACTCAATACCGCCAACATTTTTTGTAACACTTGGATGGTTGGGAAATTCAAATTCTGCTGTGAACCCTATAATATATGCATTCTTTTATAGTTGGTTCAGAAAGGCTTTTAAATTATTGACCTCAGGTAACATCTTTAAATCTGACATTTCAGAGACAACACTTTTCACTGAATAA